Proteins from one Microscilla marina ATCC 23134 genomic window:
- a CDS encoding alpha/beta fold hydrolase has translation MFHTLPDGSKMYYEVQGNLDADKTLVFLGGLSQSTIAWTGYLPSLKANYRIVLVDLIFQGQSDAPAEARSFEDHANDVKHLLDALKFDNIYLIGISYGGAVSLRLLVNYPQAVTKSVIMASFAHKPPMFDAFGVSWFSALQSGGYPLMLDVMLPAVLGRSYFENPLIPIEVIKNGRRDLHLPTTNLMKLMQATAESGDYRKELAKIKVPVRVIVGEEDILCTPAINQAIADHIPTSDMKRIPKAGHTLNLEAIPQTMKLIIDFVESEVAV, from the coding sequence GTGTTCCATACCCTACCCGACGGCTCAAAAATGTACTACGAAGTACAGGGCAACCTTGATGCAGACAAAACTTTGGTTTTTTTAGGTGGCTTATCACAGTCTACCATTGCCTGGACCGGTTACCTGCCTTCGCTCAAAGCAAATTACCGGATTGTACTGGTTGACCTCATCTTTCAGGGGCAATCTGATGCTCCGGCAGAGGCTCGTTCATTTGAAGACCACGCAAACGATGTAAAACACCTGTTAGATGCGCTCAAATTTGATAACATTTATCTTATTGGCATTTCGTATGGTGGGGCAGTGAGTCTACGGCTATTGGTCAATTACCCCCAGGCAGTAACCAAAAGTGTTATTATGGCTTCTTTTGCCCATAAGCCCCCCATGTTCGACGCCTTTGGCGTGTCTTGGTTCAGTGCTTTACAATCTGGAGGCTACCCATTGATGCTAGATGTGATGTTGCCCGCAGTATTGGGGCGTTCTTATTTTGAGAATCCTTTGATTCCCATAGAGGTAATAAAAAATGGCAGAAGAGATTTACACCTGCCCACTACCAACCTAATGAAATTGATGCAGGCAACTGCCGAAAGTGGCGACTACCGAAAGGAGTTGGCTAAAATCAAAGTTCCCGTAAGGGTAATTGTAGGGGAAGAGGATATTTTGTGTACTCCTGCCATCAATCAGGCAATAGCCGACCATATTCCTACGAGTGATATGAAGCGTATACCCAAAGCTGGTCATACCCTCAACCTGGAAGCCATCCCCCAAACTATGAAGTTGATCATCGATTTTGTAGAGAGCGAGGTGGCAGTTTAG